The Chryseobacterium sp. 52 genome includes a region encoding these proteins:
- a CDS encoding VOC family protein, which yields MEKSNLIEMNNIGIVVENIDNAISFFSEIGLIVEGRGMVEGEWAGQVTGLGNQSVEVVMMVTPDGHSRLEISRFIKPTTISDHRTAPVNSLGYLRIMFRVDNIDELVPRLLEKGAELVGEIVNYENVYKLCYIRGSEGLLIGLAEQLNNKSEK from the coding sequence ATGGAAAAAAGCAATTTAATTGAAATGAATAATATCGGAATTGTAGTTGAAAATATCGACAATGCAATTTCATTTTTTTCAGAAATCGGACTAATAGTTGAAGGTCGTGGAATGGTTGAAGGAGAATGGGCAGGACAAGTAACAGGTCTTGGAAATCAATCTGTGGAAGTAGTTATGATGGTTACACCTGACGGACATAGCCGTTTAGAAATTTCAAGATTTATAAAGCCGACAACTATTTCAGACCATAGAACCGCACCAGTAAATTCACTTGGTTATTTACGAATTATGTTCAGAGTTGATAACATTGATGAATTAGTTCCACGGCTTTTAGAAAAAGGTGCTGAACTTGTTGGAGAAATTGTCAATTATGAAAATGTTTATAAGCTCTGTTACATTCGTGGGTCAGAAGGATTACTTATTGGACTTGCAGAACAGCTTAATAATAAATCAGAAAAATAA
- a CDS encoding pirin family protein, whose amino-acid sequence MKKQVKISTQGKHGYMSAMEYFRIFPTVYTQSVGPFVFLDYFPIKKYDKPTIMAQPNKGGVHPHKGIATLSYSIHGEVLHIDSGGHFGVVQSGGVAWFKAGKGAVHDDGMQTDTKSGELISQGLQFWVNLPAEHKEDEVDFMAFEHQDIPIKMLDNQTGWLKVIAGNYEALNAEIPAYTKEQFLYHLHLEAGKNFDISFAEGIEVATLPVSKNIIINDATYEETELTVFEVEAGTLSIENKNNSPADLIIFGGNPYEEKIVAQGPFVMNTNEEIAQAYQDFHAGKFGTIDYSVLNKNE is encoded by the coding sequence ATGAAAAAGCAAGTAAAAATAAGTACTCAAGGCAAACACGGTTATATGAGTGCAATGGAATATTTTCGCATCTTTCCTACGGTTTATACACAATCAGTTGGTCCGTTTGTATTTTTGGACTATTTCCCTATAAAAAAATATGACAAGCCCACCATAATGGCTCAGCCCAATAAAGGTGGTGTACATCCGCATAAAGGCATAGCTACATTAAGCTACAGCATTCACGGTGAGGTATTGCACATTGATAGCGGAGGACATTTTGGTGTCGTACAATCTGGTGGTGTTGCTTGGTTTAAAGCGGGAAAAGGCGCTGTACACGATGACGGAATGCAAACTGATACCAAAAGCGGTGAGCTTATCTCGCAGGGATTACAATTTTGGGTTAACCTTCCGGCAGAACATAAAGAAGATGAAGTAGATTTTATGGCTTTTGAACATCAGGACATTCCCATCAAAATGCTTGACAACCAAACAGGCTGGCTAAAAGTAATTGCAGGGAATTATGAAGCTTTAAATGCTGAAATTCCTGCTTACACAAAAGAGCAGTTTTTATATCATTTGCATTTGGAAGCAGGCAAAAATTTTGATATATCATTTGCCGAAGGAATTGAAGTGGCTACACTTCCGGTAAGCAAAAACATCATCATCAATGATGCAACATACGAAGAAACAGAACTAACTGTCTTTGAAGTCGAAGCAGGAACGTTAAGCATCGAAAACAAAAACAATTCTCCTGCTGATTTGATTATTTTTGGAGGAAACCCTTATGAAGAAAAAATTGTAGCACAAGGCCCGTTTGTCATGAATACAAATGAAGAAATTGCACAGGCCTATCAGGATTTTCATGCAGGAAAATTCGGCACTATTGATTATAGTGTATTAAATAAAAATGAATAA
- a CDS encoding Crp/Fnr family transcriptional regulator, translating into MNTEQNTYNKLIEYIQKYSATLLTTEDQELIIELVKLKKYRKKQYFLQEGEICKYSAFIVKGAMRQYRVDDDGKEYIINLFLENWWVTDRESSVMLKPTIYNIDTWEDTEVLIISQADMFKLMHIPAINEVINHLDTNHSIAMQNRINNTISLNVIDRYNKLAETYPEFLKRFPQHIIASYLGITKETLSRVRSQKS; encoded by the coding sequence ATGAACACAGAACAAAATACATACAACAAGCTGATTGAGTATATTCAAAAATACAGTGCTACACTTTTGACTACAGAAGACCAAGAGCTTATTATTGAACTTGTTAAGTTAAAGAAATACCGAAAAAAACAGTACTTTTTGCAAGAAGGGGAAATTTGTAAATATTCAGCTTTCATTGTAAAGGGTGCCATGCGACAATATCGGGTGGATGATGATGGCAAGGAATATATCATCAATTTATTTTTGGAAAACTGGTGGGTAACAGACAGGGAAAGTTCGGTAATGTTGAAACCAACCATTTATAATATTGACACATGGGAAGACACCGAGGTACTCATCATTTCTCAAGCAGATATGTTTAAATTGATGCATATTCCTGCTATAAACGAAGTGATAAATCATTTGGATACCAACCACAGTATTGCTATGCAAAATCGCATCAACAATACCATAAGCCTTAATGTTATAGATAGATACAATAAATTAGCAGAAACGTATCCCGAATTTTTAAAACGGTTTCCGCAACATATAATCGCTTCTTATCTCGGTATTACAAAGGAGACATTAAGCCGAGTTCGCAGTCAAAAATCTTAA